The proteins below are encoded in one region of Oncorhynchus nerka isolate Pitt River linkage group LG15, Oner_Uvic_2.0, whole genome shotgun sequence:
- the LOC115143362 gene encoding PHD finger protein 20-like isoform X6: MEYAQSLSPKQEVDVDTMSKTPPNRRGITFEVGATLEARDALKNWYPANIEKIDYDDEKVLIHYRQWSHRYDEWFDWTSPYLRPVERIQLRRQGLLDDCPIPVRDGFHVNDKVLASWSDCRFYPAKVLAVNKDASYTVKFYDGVVQTVKGIHVKPFVRERGGGKARSTERNGVKKPQNGRDRRPQEYGPKNKRTRRSTSDQEGDSDTEDGDNNDEDDWHEREVEEKTKRKDSEGDVTKETPSIVKQEEDTEQHAGQNNLGDHVAATVGPTEVKMEEDGGQSEEKPTHLNEGIKKEEVEMKTEYTVLSSPNETKPSTESPNQMSTQTGPVSVPLPSAMSTIDRVEQMSESQPDSAKPAPLALPVKPIRKQGFHNPNRFSREPLYRVIKNQPPPVLSINLDHNPFKCSAVGCTKSFRKAKLLHYHMKYYHGEEQQLEDDLSPTRSTQTRASEKHPSPTSLESPKRRRTISASMHSNVHSPTRTPPSPRSEAKTMNRRTSAPPAVNTQRQQQRALLREKSKENQLDRNGQRPVETETTESSGMDICLSVVKERDRLKDKKQREFLRINLKKKKKKKKVKCECTGSEENIDISIFALQSKLNLPLKFPLSHNHKPESYHFRPGYNQSEQMHVDDEDSISDWSTDSCEWSDDELGAELNNATTPLSLGSVALETGSQEVVRCVCEAEEENDFMIQCEECLCWQHGTCMGLLEENVPDKYACYVCRDPPGQRQSLRYRYDRDWLSSGHMYGLSFLDENYSHQNAKKIAATHQLLGDVQRVVEVLNGLQLKMSVLQTQTHPDLQLWCQPWKRAERPWRRGGSGTGTDAAPSPALTDEGSEKDHKSLARGGAEALMSAAMEKLSRASSSSSSSSSPYQSFQDSYIMSEHCYQKPRAYYPAVEQRLVVETTRRGSELEDSLRSTEDLLEREQRYGGMLETARPKAPTHLNTHTKGSDVGRWGQAEVKREEGVGCGGGGDVDGSGQQHQWQINLLDHIDAVQDEVTHRMDFIERELDVLESWLDYTGELEPPEPLARLPQLKHRMKLLLTELAKVQQIALCCST; encoded by the exons ATGGAATATGCTCAAAGTCTCTCCCCGAAG CAGGAGGTGGATGTGGACACAATGAGCAAGACACCCCCTAACAGAAGAGGAATAACCTTTGAGGTGGGAGCAACGCTGGAGGCCAGAGACGCCCTCAAAAACTG GTATCCGGCCAACATAGAGAAGATTGACTATGATGACGAGAAGGTCCTGATCCACTACCGTCAGTGGAGCCACCGCTATGATGAGTGGTTTGACTGGACCAGCCCATACCTGAGACCTGTAGAGAGGATCCAGCTGAGACGACAGGGACTGCTGGACGACTGTCCTATCCCTGTAAGAGAT GGATTTCATGTGAATGACAAGGTCCTCGCCAGTTGGTCTGATTGCCGCTTCTACCCTGCCAAGGTCTTGGCAGTGAATAAAGATG CGTCTTACACCGTGAAGTTTTATGATGGTGTCGTCCAGACAGTAAAGGGGATCCACGTGAAACCTTTTGTAAGAGAG agaggaggaggaaaggctAGGTCCACTGAGAGGAACGGCGTGAAGAAGCCCCAGAATGGCAGAGACCGGAGGCCTCAGGAATACGGCCCAAAAAATAAAAGAACAAGACGCAGTACCTCTGACCAGGAGGGGGACAGTGACACAGAGGATGGTGACAATAATGATGAAGATGACTGGcatgagagggaggtggaggagaagacaAAGAGGAAGGATAGTGAGGGGGATGTCACCAAAGAGACACCGTCCATAGTTAAGCAGGAGGAGGATACAGAGCAACATGCAGGACAGAACAACCTCGGGGATCACGTGGCAGCCACTGTGGGCCCGACTGAAGTAAAAATGGAAGAAGATGGAGGACAGAGTGAGGAGAAGCCTACTCATTTAAATGAAGGGATAAAGAAAGAAGAGGTGGAAATGAAAACTGAGTACACAGTCCTGAGCTCACCTAATGAAACTAAGCCATCCACTGAGTCACCCAATCAGATGTCAACACAGACCGGGCCAGTGTCTGTCCCATTACCCTCAGCTATGTCCACCATTGACCGAGTGGAGCAGATGTCAGAAAGCCAACCGGATAGCGCCAAACCTGCACCACTGGCCCTCCCAGTGAAAC CGATAAGGAAGCAGGGTTTCCACAACCCCAACCGATTTAGCAGAGAGCCAT TGTACAGAGTGATCAAAAACCAGCCTCCCCCAGTCCTGTCCATCAACTTGGACCACAACCCATTTAAATGCAGCGCTGTAGGCTGCACCAAGTCGTTCCGCAAGGCCAAACTGCTTCACTACCACATGAAATACTACCATGGAGAGGAGCAGCAGCTAGAGGACGATCTAAGCCCCACCAGGAGCACCCAGACACGGGCCTCAGAGAAGcacccctcccctacctctctggaAAGTCCTAAGAGGAGACGCACCATCTCCGCCTCAATGC ACTCCAATGTGCACAGTCCTACTAGAACTCCCCCATCTCCACGTAGTGAGGCCAAGACAATGAACAGACGCACATCAGCTCCACCTGCTGTCAACACCCAGCGCCAGCAGCAGAGGGCTCTACTGAGGGAGAAGAGCAAAGAGAACCAACTGGAcagaaatggacagagaccagtggaGACGGAGACTACTGAGAGCAGTGGTATGGACATATGTCTGT CAGTGGTGAAAGAACGAGATCGGCTGAAGGATAAGAAACAGAGGGAGTTCCTTCGTATTAAtctgaagaaaaagaagaagaaaaagaaggtcAAGTGTG AGTGCACAGGTAGTGAGGAGAATATTGACATCTCAATATTCGCTCTTCAGTCCAAATTGAATTTGCCACTCAAATTCCCCCTCTCACACAATCACAAGCCTGAGTCCTACCACTTCAGGCCCGGATACAACCAGTCAGAGCAGATGCACGTGGATG ATGAGGATAGCATCAGTGATTGGTCCACTGACAGTTGTGAGTGGAGTGATGACGAGCTGGGGGCGGAGCTGAACAATGCAACAACTCCCCTAAGTCTGGGCTCTGTTGCCTTGGAGACAGGCAGTCAGGAGGTTGTGCGTTGCGTCTGTGAGGCAGAAGAGGAAAACGACTTCATGATACAG TGTGAGGAGTGTCTGTGCTGGCAGCATGGCACCTGCATGGGCCTCCTGGAGGAGAACGTCCCGGACAAATACGCCTGCTACGTCTGCAGAGACCCACCAG GTCAGAGGCAAAGCCTGCGCTACCGGTATGACCGTGATTGGCTGAGCAGTGGTCACATGTATGGTCTGTCCTTCCTGGATGAGAACTACTCCCACCAGAATGCCAAGAAGATTGCAGCAACACACCAGCTACTAGGAGACGTACAGCGTGTGGTGGAGGTGCTCAATGGCCTCCAGCTCAAAATGAGCGTCCTACA GACCCAGACCCACCCAGACCTGCAGTTGTGGTGCCAGCCCTGGAAGAGAGCAGAGAGGCCCTGGAGGAGAGGTGGCTCGGGGACGGGCACTGACGCAGCACCCTCTCCTGCGCTAACAGACGAGGGTTCCGAGAAGGACCACAAGAGTCTCGCCCGTGGTGGCGCAGAAGCTCTGATGTCAGCCGCCATGGAGAAGCTTAGCcgagcctcctcttcctcctcgtcttCCTCCTCGCCCTATCAGTCGTTCCAGGACTCGTACATAATGAGTGAGCATTGCTACCAGAAACCGCGGGCATACTACCCTGCAGTGGAGCAGAGGCTGGTGGTGGAGACCACACGGAGGGGATCTGAGCTGGAGGACAGCCTAAGAAGCACTGAGGACCTGCTGGAGAGAGAGCAGCGCTATGGAGGCATGCTGGAGACAGCCAGGCCCAAAGCTCCCACACATCTGAACACTCACACCAAG GGTTCAGATGTTGGTCGGTGGGGCCAGGCCGAGGTGAAGCGAGAGGAGGGTGTTGGCTGCGGTGGGGGAGGGGACGTGGACGGCAGTGGCCAGCAGCACCAGTGGCAGATCAACCTGCTGGATCACATAGATGCTGTCCAGGACGAGGTCACACACAGGATGGACTTCATCGAGAGGGAGCTGGATG tgTTGGAGAGCTGGCTGGACTACACAGGAGAGCTGGAGCCCCCAGAGCCCCTGGCCCGGCTGCCTCAGCTCAAACACCGCATGAAGCTGCTGCTTACAGAGCTGGCCAAGGTGCAGCAGATCGCTCTGTGCTGCTCCACATGA
- the LOC115143362 gene encoding PHD finger protein 20-like isoform X2 produces MEYAQSLSPKVSFAEVDVDTMSKTPPNRRGITFEVGATLEARDALKNWYPANIEKIDYDDEKVLIHYRQWSHRYDEWFDWTSPYLRPVERIQLRRQGLLDDCPIPVRDGFHVNDKVLASWSDCRFYPAKVLAVNKDASYTVKFYDGVVQTVKGIHVKPFVRERGGGKARSTERNGVKKPQNGRDRRPQEYGPKNKRTRRSTSDQEGDSDTEDGDNNDEDDWHEREVEEKTKRKDSEGDVTKETPSIVKQEEDTEQHAGQNNLGDHVAATVGPTEVKMEEDGGQSEEKPTHLNEGIKKEEVEMKTEYTVLSSPNETKPSTESPNQMSTQTGPVSVPLPSAMSTIDRVEQMSESQPDSAKPAPLALPVKPIRKQGFHNPNRFSREPLYRVIKNQPPPVLSINLDHNPFKCSAVGCTKSFRKAKLLHYHMKYYHGEEQQLEDDLSPTRSTQTRASEKHPSPTSLESPKRRRTISASMHSNVHSPTRTPPSPRSEAKTMNRRTSAPPAVNTQRQQQRALLREKSKENQLDRNGQRPVETETTESSGMDICLSVVKERDRLKDKKQREFLRINLKKKKKKKKVKCECTGSEENIDISIFALQSKLNLPLKFPLSHNHKPESYHFRPGYNQSEQMHVDDEDSISDWSTDSCEWSDDELGAELNNATTPLSLGSVALETGSQEVVRCVCEAEEENDFMIQCEECLCWQHGTCMGLLEENVPDKYACYVCRDPPGQRQSLRYRYDRDWLSSGHMYGLSFLDENYSHQNAKKIAATHQLLGDVQRVVEVLNGLQLKMSVLQTQTHPDLQLWCQPWKRAERPWRRGGSGTGTDAAPSPALTDEGSEKDHKSLARGGAEALMSAAMEKLSRASSSSSSSSSPYQSFQDSYIMSEHCYQKPRAYYPAVEQRLVVETTRRGSELEDSLRSTEDLLEREQRYGGMLETARPKAPTHLNTHTKGSDVGRWGQAEVKREEGVGCGGGGDVDGSGQQHQWQINLLDHIDAVQDEVTHRMDFIERELDVLESWLDYTGELEPPEPLARLPQLKHRMKLLLTELAKVQQIALCCST; encoded by the exons ATGGAATATGCTCAAAGTCTCTCCCCGAAGGTGAGTTTTGCG GAGGTGGATGTGGACACAATGAGCAAGACACCCCCTAACAGAAGAGGAATAACCTTTGAGGTGGGAGCAACGCTGGAGGCCAGAGACGCCCTCAAAAACTG GTATCCGGCCAACATAGAGAAGATTGACTATGATGACGAGAAGGTCCTGATCCACTACCGTCAGTGGAGCCACCGCTATGATGAGTGGTTTGACTGGACCAGCCCATACCTGAGACCTGTAGAGAGGATCCAGCTGAGACGACAGGGACTGCTGGACGACTGTCCTATCCCTGTAAGAGAT GGATTTCATGTGAATGACAAGGTCCTCGCCAGTTGGTCTGATTGCCGCTTCTACCCTGCCAAGGTCTTGGCAGTGAATAAAGATG CGTCTTACACCGTGAAGTTTTATGATGGTGTCGTCCAGACAGTAAAGGGGATCCACGTGAAACCTTTTGTAAGAGAG agaggaggaggaaaggctAGGTCCACTGAGAGGAACGGCGTGAAGAAGCCCCAGAATGGCAGAGACCGGAGGCCTCAGGAATACGGCCCAAAAAATAAAAGAACAAGACGCAGTACCTCTGACCAGGAGGGGGACAGTGACACAGAGGATGGTGACAATAATGATGAAGATGACTGGcatgagagggaggtggaggagaagacaAAGAGGAAGGATAGTGAGGGGGATGTCACCAAAGAGACACCGTCCATAGTTAAGCAGGAGGAGGATACAGAGCAACATGCAGGACAGAACAACCTCGGGGATCACGTGGCAGCCACTGTGGGCCCGACTGAAGTAAAAATGGAAGAAGATGGAGGACAGAGTGAGGAGAAGCCTACTCATTTAAATGAAGGGATAAAGAAAGAAGAGGTGGAAATGAAAACTGAGTACACAGTCCTGAGCTCACCTAATGAAACTAAGCCATCCACTGAGTCACCCAATCAGATGTCAACACAGACCGGGCCAGTGTCTGTCCCATTACCCTCAGCTATGTCCACCATTGACCGAGTGGAGCAGATGTCAGAAAGCCAACCGGATAGCGCCAAACCTGCACCACTGGCCCTCCCAGTGAAAC CGATAAGGAAGCAGGGTTTCCACAACCCCAACCGATTTAGCAGAGAGCCAT TGTACAGAGTGATCAAAAACCAGCCTCCCCCAGTCCTGTCCATCAACTTGGACCACAACCCATTTAAATGCAGCGCTGTAGGCTGCACCAAGTCGTTCCGCAAGGCCAAACTGCTTCACTACCACATGAAATACTACCATGGAGAGGAGCAGCAGCTAGAGGACGATCTAAGCCCCACCAGGAGCACCCAGACACGGGCCTCAGAGAAGcacccctcccctacctctctggaAAGTCCTAAGAGGAGACGCACCATCTCCGCCTCAATGC ACTCCAATGTGCACAGTCCTACTAGAACTCCCCCATCTCCACGTAGTGAGGCCAAGACAATGAACAGACGCACATCAGCTCCACCTGCTGTCAACACCCAGCGCCAGCAGCAGAGGGCTCTACTGAGGGAGAAGAGCAAAGAGAACCAACTGGAcagaaatggacagagaccagtggaGACGGAGACTACTGAGAGCAGTGGTATGGACATATGTCTGT CAGTGGTGAAAGAACGAGATCGGCTGAAGGATAAGAAACAGAGGGAGTTCCTTCGTATTAAtctgaagaaaaagaagaagaaaaagaaggtcAAGTGTG AGTGCACAGGTAGTGAGGAGAATATTGACATCTCAATATTCGCTCTTCAGTCCAAATTGAATTTGCCACTCAAATTCCCCCTCTCACACAATCACAAGCCTGAGTCCTACCACTTCAGGCCCGGATACAACCAGTCAGAGCAGATGCACGTGGATG ATGAGGATAGCATCAGTGATTGGTCCACTGACAGTTGTGAGTGGAGTGATGACGAGCTGGGGGCGGAGCTGAACAATGCAACAACTCCCCTAAGTCTGGGCTCTGTTGCCTTGGAGACAGGCAGTCAGGAGGTTGTGCGTTGCGTCTGTGAGGCAGAAGAGGAAAACGACTTCATGATACAG TGTGAGGAGTGTCTGTGCTGGCAGCATGGCACCTGCATGGGCCTCCTGGAGGAGAACGTCCCGGACAAATACGCCTGCTACGTCTGCAGAGACCCACCAG GTCAGAGGCAAAGCCTGCGCTACCGGTATGACCGTGATTGGCTGAGCAGTGGTCACATGTATGGTCTGTCCTTCCTGGATGAGAACTACTCCCACCAGAATGCCAAGAAGATTGCAGCAACACACCAGCTACTAGGAGACGTACAGCGTGTGGTGGAGGTGCTCAATGGCCTCCAGCTCAAAATGAGCGTCCTACA GACCCAGACCCACCCAGACCTGCAGTTGTGGTGCCAGCCCTGGAAGAGAGCAGAGAGGCCCTGGAGGAGAGGTGGCTCGGGGACGGGCACTGACGCAGCACCCTCTCCTGCGCTAACAGACGAGGGTTCCGAGAAGGACCACAAGAGTCTCGCCCGTGGTGGCGCAGAAGCTCTGATGTCAGCCGCCATGGAGAAGCTTAGCcgagcctcctcttcctcctcgtcttCCTCCTCGCCCTATCAGTCGTTCCAGGACTCGTACATAATGAGTGAGCATTGCTACCAGAAACCGCGGGCATACTACCCTGCAGTGGAGCAGAGGCTGGTGGTGGAGACCACACGGAGGGGATCTGAGCTGGAGGACAGCCTAAGAAGCACTGAGGACCTGCTGGAGAGAGAGCAGCGCTATGGAGGCATGCTGGAGACAGCCAGGCCCAAAGCTCCCACACATCTGAACACTCACACCAAG GGTTCAGATGTTGGTCGGTGGGGCCAGGCCGAGGTGAAGCGAGAGGAGGGTGTTGGCTGCGGTGGGGGAGGGGACGTGGACGGCAGTGGCCAGCAGCACCAGTGGCAGATCAACCTGCTGGATCACATAGATGCTGTCCAGGACGAGGTCACACACAGGATGGACTTCATCGAGAGGGAGCTGGATG tgTTGGAGAGCTGGCTGGACTACACAGGAGAGCTGGAGCCCCCAGAGCCCCTGGCCCGGCTGCCTCAGCTCAAACACCGCATGAAGCTGCTGCTTACAGAGCTGGCCAAGGTGCAGCAGATCGCTCTGTGCTGCTCCACATGA
- the LOC115143362 gene encoding PHD finger protein 20-like isoform X5, protein MEYAQSLSPKVSFAQEVDVDTMSKTPPNRRGITFEVGATLEARDALKNWYPANIEKIDYDDEKVLIHYRQWSHRYDEWFDWTSPYLRPVERIQLRRQGLLDDCPIPVRDGFHVNDKVLASWSDCRFYPAKVLAVNKDASYTVKFYDGVVQTVKGIHVKPFRGGGKARSTERNGVKKPQNGRDRRPQEYGPKNKRTRRSTSDQEGDSDTEDGDNNDEDDWHEREVEEKTKRKDSEGDVTKETPSIVKQEEDTEQHAGQNNLGDHVAATVGPTEVKMEEDGGQSEEKPTHLNEGIKKEEVEMKTEYTVLSSPNETKPSTESPNQMSTQTGPVSVPLPSAMSTIDRVEQMSESQPDSAKPAPLALPVKPIRKQGFHNPNRFSREPLYRVIKNQPPPVLSINLDHNPFKCSAVGCTKSFRKAKLLHYHMKYYHGEEQQLEDDLSPTRSTQTRASEKHPSPTSLESPKRRRTISASMHSNVHSPTRTPPSPRSEAKTMNRRTSAPPAVNTQRQQQRALLREKSKENQLDRNGQRPVETETTESSGMDICLSVVKERDRLKDKKQREFLRINLKKKKKKKKVKCECTGSEENIDISIFALQSKLNLPLKFPLSHNHKPESYHFRPGYNQSEQMHVDDEDSISDWSTDSCEWSDDELGAELNNATTPLSLGSVALETGSQEVVRCVCEAEEENDFMIQCEECLCWQHGTCMGLLEENVPDKYACYVCRDPPGQRQSLRYRYDRDWLSSGHMYGLSFLDENYSHQNAKKIAATHQLLGDVQRVVEVLNGLQLKMSVLQTQTHPDLQLWCQPWKRAERPWRRGGSGTGTDAAPSPALTDEGSEKDHKSLARGGAEALMSAAMEKLSRASSSSSSSSSPYQSFQDSYIMSEHCYQKPRAYYPAVEQRLVVETTRRGSELEDSLRSTEDLLEREQRYGGMLETARPKAPTHLNTHTKGSDVGRWGQAEVKREEGVGCGGGGDVDGSGQQHQWQINLLDHIDAVQDEVTHRMDFIERELDVLESWLDYTGELEPPEPLARLPQLKHRMKLLLTELAKVQQIALCCST, encoded by the exons ATGGAATATGCTCAAAGTCTCTCCCCGAAGGTGAGTTTTGCG CAGGAGGTGGATGTGGACACAATGAGCAAGACACCCCCTAACAGAAGAGGAATAACCTTTGAGGTGGGAGCAACGCTGGAGGCCAGAGACGCCCTCAAAAACTG GTATCCGGCCAACATAGAGAAGATTGACTATGATGACGAGAAGGTCCTGATCCACTACCGTCAGTGGAGCCACCGCTATGATGAGTGGTTTGACTGGACCAGCCCATACCTGAGACCTGTAGAGAGGATCCAGCTGAGACGACAGGGACTGCTGGACGACTGTCCTATCCCTGTAAGAGAT GGATTTCATGTGAATGACAAGGTCCTCGCCAGTTGGTCTGATTGCCGCTTCTACCCTGCCAAGGTCTTGGCAGTGAATAAAGATG CGTCTTACACCGTGAAGTTTTATGATGGTGTCGTCCAGACAGTAAAGGGGATCCACGTGAAACCTTTT agaggaggaggaaaggctAGGTCCACTGAGAGGAACGGCGTGAAGAAGCCCCAGAATGGCAGAGACCGGAGGCCTCAGGAATACGGCCCAAAAAATAAAAGAACAAGACGCAGTACCTCTGACCAGGAGGGGGACAGTGACACAGAGGATGGTGACAATAATGATGAAGATGACTGGcatgagagggaggtggaggagaagacaAAGAGGAAGGATAGTGAGGGGGATGTCACCAAAGAGACACCGTCCATAGTTAAGCAGGAGGAGGATACAGAGCAACATGCAGGACAGAACAACCTCGGGGATCACGTGGCAGCCACTGTGGGCCCGACTGAAGTAAAAATGGAAGAAGATGGAGGACAGAGTGAGGAGAAGCCTACTCATTTAAATGAAGGGATAAAGAAAGAAGAGGTGGAAATGAAAACTGAGTACACAGTCCTGAGCTCACCTAATGAAACTAAGCCATCCACTGAGTCACCCAATCAGATGTCAACACAGACCGGGCCAGTGTCTGTCCCATTACCCTCAGCTATGTCCACCATTGACCGAGTGGAGCAGATGTCAGAAAGCCAACCGGATAGCGCCAAACCTGCACCACTGGCCCTCCCAGTGAAAC CGATAAGGAAGCAGGGTTTCCACAACCCCAACCGATTTAGCAGAGAGCCAT TGTACAGAGTGATCAAAAACCAGCCTCCCCCAGTCCTGTCCATCAACTTGGACCACAACCCATTTAAATGCAGCGCTGTAGGCTGCACCAAGTCGTTCCGCAAGGCCAAACTGCTTCACTACCACATGAAATACTACCATGGAGAGGAGCAGCAGCTAGAGGACGATCTAAGCCCCACCAGGAGCACCCAGACACGGGCCTCAGAGAAGcacccctcccctacctctctggaAAGTCCTAAGAGGAGACGCACCATCTCCGCCTCAATGC ACTCCAATGTGCACAGTCCTACTAGAACTCCCCCATCTCCACGTAGTGAGGCCAAGACAATGAACAGACGCACATCAGCTCCACCTGCTGTCAACACCCAGCGCCAGCAGCAGAGGGCTCTACTGAGGGAGAAGAGCAAAGAGAACCAACTGGAcagaaatggacagagaccagtggaGACGGAGACTACTGAGAGCAGTGGTATGGACATATGTCTGT CAGTGGTGAAAGAACGAGATCGGCTGAAGGATAAGAAACAGAGGGAGTTCCTTCGTATTAAtctgaagaaaaagaagaagaaaaagaaggtcAAGTGTG AGTGCACAGGTAGTGAGGAGAATATTGACATCTCAATATTCGCTCTTCAGTCCAAATTGAATTTGCCACTCAAATTCCCCCTCTCACACAATCACAAGCCTGAGTCCTACCACTTCAGGCCCGGATACAACCAGTCAGAGCAGATGCACGTGGATG ATGAGGATAGCATCAGTGATTGGTCCACTGACAGTTGTGAGTGGAGTGATGACGAGCTGGGGGCGGAGCTGAACAATGCAACAACTCCCCTAAGTCTGGGCTCTGTTGCCTTGGAGACAGGCAGTCAGGAGGTTGTGCGTTGCGTCTGTGAGGCAGAAGAGGAAAACGACTTCATGATACAG TGTGAGGAGTGTCTGTGCTGGCAGCATGGCACCTGCATGGGCCTCCTGGAGGAGAACGTCCCGGACAAATACGCCTGCTACGTCTGCAGAGACCCACCAG GTCAGAGGCAAAGCCTGCGCTACCGGTATGACCGTGATTGGCTGAGCAGTGGTCACATGTATGGTCTGTCCTTCCTGGATGAGAACTACTCCCACCAGAATGCCAAGAAGATTGCAGCAACACACCAGCTACTAGGAGACGTACAGCGTGTGGTGGAGGTGCTCAATGGCCTCCAGCTCAAAATGAGCGTCCTACA GACCCAGACCCACCCAGACCTGCAGTTGTGGTGCCAGCCCTGGAAGAGAGCAGAGAGGCCCTGGAGGAGAGGTGGCTCGGGGACGGGCACTGACGCAGCACCCTCTCCTGCGCTAACAGACGAGGGTTCCGAGAAGGACCACAAGAGTCTCGCCCGTGGTGGCGCAGAAGCTCTGATGTCAGCCGCCATGGAGAAGCTTAGCcgagcctcctcttcctcctcgtcttCCTCCTCGCCCTATCAGTCGTTCCAGGACTCGTACATAATGAGTGAGCATTGCTACCAGAAACCGCGGGCATACTACCCTGCAGTGGAGCAGAGGCTGGTGGTGGAGACCACACGGAGGGGATCTGAGCTGGAGGACAGCCTAAGAAGCACTGAGGACCTGCTGGAGAGAGAGCAGCGCTATGGAGGCATGCTGGAGACAGCCAGGCCCAAAGCTCCCACACATCTGAACACTCACACCAAG GGTTCAGATGTTGGTCGGTGGGGCCAGGCCGAGGTGAAGCGAGAGGAGGGTGTTGGCTGCGGTGGGGGAGGGGACGTGGACGGCAGTGGCCAGCAGCACCAGTGGCAGATCAACCTGCTGGATCACATAGATGCTGTCCAGGACGAGGTCACACACAGGATGGACTTCATCGAGAGGGAGCTGGATG tgTTGGAGAGCTGGCTGGACTACACAGGAGAGCTGGAGCCCCCAGAGCCCCTGGCCCGGCTGCCTCAGCTCAAACACCGCATGAAGCTGCTGCTTACAGAGCTGGCCAAGGTGCAGCAGATCGCTCTGTGCTGCTCCACATGA